In Providencia alcalifaciens, the sequence TGGCACGATGCGCCCACCAATTTTCGCCCCAATACAGCGGTGGCCGACATCACTGTGAATATGATACGCAAAATCGAGAGGTGTTGAACCTGTAGGTAAATCCACCACATCGCCTTTTGGCGTAAACACATAGACTCGGTCATCAAACACTTGGCTACGCACTTCATCCAGCATTTCGCCAGAATCCGCCATCTCTTCTTGCCATGAAATCAGTTTACGCAGCCATGCAATACGGTTTTCGTAGCTACTGCCTTTACCGACACCACTTGCACCTTCTTTATATTTCCAGTGCGCCGCAACGCCCAGCTCTGCATCTTCATGCATTTGGCGGGTACGGATTTGGATCTCTAAGGTTTTACCATTTGGGCCTAAAACCACCGTATGAATTGACTGATAGCCATTTGGCTTTGGGTTCGCTACATAGTCGTCGAACTCATCAGGTAAATGGCGGAAATGGGTATGAACAATCCCCAATGCCGCATAACAATCTTGTAGGCGTTCAACCACGATACGCACCGCTCGCACATCGTATAATTCGCCAAATGCTAAGGATTTCTTCTGCATTTTGCGCCAAATACTGTAAATGTGTTTTGGTCGTCCGTACACTTCCGCTTGGATTTGCTCTTGGAGCATATATTTACGTAGCGTGCTGACGAAATTGTCGATGTACTCTTCACGGTCAATACGGCGCTCGTGCAGCAATTTCGCAATTTTTTTGTATTCATCAGGGTGCAGATAACGGAAACAGAAATCTTCTAATTCCCATTTTAATTGCCCGATCCCTAAGCGGTTTGCTAACGGCGCATAAATATTGGAACACTCTTTTGCCGCTAAGACGCGTTCATCTTCGCTGGCATCTTTGACTTCACGTAAATGGGCGATACGCTCGGCGAGTTTAATCACCACGCAGCGGAAGTCTTCCACCATCGACAGCAGCATACGGCGGATGTTATCCACCTGCACGGAACTGGTTTCGTTAGATTGCGTGGCTTTAAGTTCGCGGATAGCGTCCATCTCAATCACGCCTTTCACCAGCGCATGAATGGATTGACCGAAATCATCAATAACGGATTGTTCGTCGAGTTTTCCCTCTTCAACCAGAGGGAACAGTAACGCAGCTTGTAAGCTACCGATATCCATGCTGAGCGTGGATAAAATTTCGGTCATTTCAATGCCGCGCCACAGTAGCAGAGGCGCAATATCCTGCCCCGATAATTTATCGTGGCAATACTGCCAGGTATGGATGAGTTTTTCTTCTGATTGTTTGTTATTCAAACCCAAATCATTAACCCACTTTTCGGGGGCAAATTCACCTGCTGGGGTTAAATGCGCACTTCTTACTGCAACCATATATTCTCCCTACCTGTTACACCTCTGGGCTACGAACAAATAGCGCCATAGATTCCAGATGACTAGTTTGCGGAAACATATCCAACATCCGCAATTGAGATAACTGATACCCGCCTTCAAGTAAAACTTTACTGTCTCTTGCCAACGTTGTTGGATTACAAGAAACATAGACAATTTTTTCTGGCATCAGTTTAATTAAATGTTCCATTACGCCAGCGGCACCTGCTCGAGCAGGATCTAGCAGCACTTTATTAAAACCTTCTTGCGCCCACGGCTGAGTGTGGATCTGCTCTTCCAAGTTCTCATTATAGAACGCCGCATTCTCAATTGAGTTGCGCTGGGCATTACTTCTGGCTTGAGTGACTAAATTTTCAACACCTTCAACGCCAACCGCCATTTTTGCTAAACGGGCAATGGGTAACGTAAAGTTACCCATTCCACAGAAAAGATCCAATACCCTATCTTCAAGACTTAGATCCAACCATGCTAAAGCTTGCGCCACCATGTGCTGGTTAATTTCGCCATTCACTTGAATAAAATTGGCAGGGCTAAATTGTAGGGTTTCATCCGCCACCTGATATTCAGGTAACGGGGAGTCAGTCTCAAGCGGGACTAACTGCCCTTCATTCCCGGCTAACCAAATACTGAGTGCATGAGATTTGGCAAATTCTCGCAAGCGCTTTCTATCAGATGCGTCAACAGGGACTAAATGGCGTAACAGGATAAGATTGCCATTATCCCCATGAATCAGTTCAACATGCCCTAATTTGCTGGCAATCGATAGCTGATTTAAACAACTGGACAATGGTGTTAGCAGAGCATCAAGTTCCGCGTGTAATACGGAACAACTTTTAATGTCCACCAGCGTGTTGGTTTGGTTTTGGCGAAACCCCATCATTAAGTGATTGGATTTATTTTGATATTGCAGCCCTAAACGCGCACGGCGGCGATAGCCATATTCTTCACCACCAATCACCGAGATAGGTGGCAATACAGACCCAGTTTCACGTCCCATTAAATGCTGTAAAGCCTGCGCTTTGCTTTCGCGTTGAAGCCCAATCTCTACATGCTGCTGTTGGCATCCGCCACATTGATTAAAATAACGGCAGCGGGGTTTCACACGTTGAGAGCTGGTACTGAGACGTTTAATAACTTTGGCTTTGGCAAAATGACGTTTATCTTCAGTCAGTTCGACTTGAGCCTCTTCCCCGGGTAATAAACCAGTGATAAATATGGCTTTGCCATCATGGCGGGCTACACCTTGCCCAGCGGCATCTAAACTATCGACATGAACCGTGATTTGACGGCGTTGGGTGGTGCGGCGATTTGGCGAGTAAAATTGGGCCATAAGTAGTCACTAAACGGGGTTAAATAATTTCTATTTCAAGCCGCAGGTTGGTAAGTCCGTGTTTGCTGTATAACGGCTTACTTTATCACTGCGACTACCTGATAATTGGGTAGACAAATTAGCGGGCTATCATAGCATTTTTTTACCAAAATTAGTGACCACTTAGTTTTTTTGTCACGCTATATACTGACTTTTTTTATCAACGTTAATTCGTCACCATAAATTTTCGATACTCTTCATAAGCATAATGGTCAGTCATTCCGCTAATGTAGTCTTGGAGCAGCCTGGCTCGATAATAAAACTCTAGCATCGATTTATCCGCATCACTGGTGACTGAGATTTTTTCTAAGGCTTCGTTATAGGAGAGTCGATGTTTATTCGATAACTTATGAAATAGGCGAGTTTCGATAAAAAAGTGTTTATGGTAATTTTGCGCCACTAATGCCGCAAAATCCGCTCTATCCATCATCAACAGTGGGCTGTAAATATCTAATAACCCACTGATAATTCGGTAGCCTTGTAACTCTAACTCTTCCACTTCATGGTGATTAAATACATGCTTAAAGGCCACTGTTTTTAAGGCTTTTAATAGGCGATGCTCTTGGCTTTTATCTTCAAGTAACGCGCTGTTAAAACTGCCGTGATAAATCTCAGGCAGGTTTTGAATAAACCGCTGAGCACTGTAATGGGCAAGTTTTCCTGTAATATTGACGCGTAAATACATGAAAAACTGATCTTGCTGAATGCGCCTTGTGTGGTTATCGCTGATATTATTGAATGCGCGCAGGATGGTTTGATCGAAGAGATCCCCTGATTTTACCTCACCCCACTCCGCTTTTAGGTACCCAATTAATTGCTCAACGGTATAAATACCCTTTTCTGCTGCATCGTCTAAATCCGCAATACAGTAAGAGATATCATCCGCGGCTTCCATGATATAGGAGAGCGGGAAACGGCAATATTTGCCCATTTCCAACTTTTTACTTAACTCGCTGACAAAATCCGCTTCAGACCAGTAATAGCCTGGTTTTTTCATTAAATAATTAAATTCAGGCGGGATAGGCTCAAGGTCATAAGCGCCGCGAGTGTATTTCAAAATAGAGCCAATTTGCGCGTAGGTTAAATTCAGTTTGAGTAATCGGTGAGCCATACGCAGCCCTTGTGCGTTCCCTTCAAACGCGCATAAATCACGCTTAAGCTGACGACGGAAGAGATCCTGCTTTTCATTACCTGTTAGTTGCAACGCTTTAATTTTACAAGGATCTGGCGATTCAGGAGTGAATAGATAATCTGGCGATAATAATTTACTGAACCAACGTTGAATCGCCGCTTCACCAAAATGCCCAAACGGTGGGTTGCCAATATCATGCATTAAGCACGCCATTTCCACGAGGCTTTCAAAGGCATCACAACGGTCGGTTAAACCATATTCATCAAGCAGTTTTTTCTTTTTCAGTTCACCCAACACCGTTTTGCTGATGTAGCGCCCAACTTGTTGGACTTCAAGAGAATGGGTTAAACGGCTGCGTACCGCGGAGTTTTGTTCAAGGGGAAAAACTTGGGTTTTCTGTTGTAAACGACGAATCGCAGCGGAATTGATAATCCGCCCACGGTCACTTTCAAAGAGACGGTTTACGGCATCTTCATCATCGGGTGAGACTTTTTGATTTTTTCCACTACTCATGTAGTTACGTTGGAAACTCAGTTTTTTAACAAAATTAATCTCTTTTCCCGCCATGCTAGCCTCTGCGCCTTACCGTTTTATTCCTGAATCCTCAAAGAAAAGGCAGAGGAAAACCCACCTTTCAATGTTACACTTTAGCCATCTACGACATAAGTGTCTAATTAATCAACAGTGAGTATGACATAATGAAAATCGGTATCATAGGTGCGATGGAGCAAGAAGTTGCGAGCCTGCGCGAAAAAATCGAAGGTTGCCAAACATTGAGCCTTGCTGGCTGTGAAATTTATACAGGAAAAATGAACGGCATTGATGTTGCTTTATTAAAATCAGGCATCGGTAAAGTCGCTGCGGCAATCGGTACTACTTTACTGTTAGAACACTGTAAACCAGATGTGGTGATCAACACAGGGTCAGCGGGCGGTTTAGATCCACGTTTAAATGTTGGGGATATTGTTGTCTCTACGGAAGTTCGCTATCACGATGCGGATGTCACCGCATTTGGCTATGAACCTGGTCAAATGGCGCAGTGCCCACCTGCATTTATTGCCGATGCAAAACTCATTGAAACGACCGAAAAATGTGTCAAAGCGCTAGATATGAATGCGGTGCGCGGTCTAATTTGCAGCGGTGATGCTTTTATTAATGGCGCCGAACCTTTAGCGCGCATCAAAGCTACCTTCCCGAACGTTGCTGCCGTTGAAATGGAAGCCGCGGCTATCGGCCATGTTTGCTACCAGTTTAACGTGCCTTTTGTGGTGGTTCGTGCAATTTCAGATGTGGCAGATAAAGAGTCCCACACTAGCTTTGACGAGTTCTTACCTGTCGCTGCACGTCAATCATCCCTGATGGTTACTGCAATTGTCACGGCATTAGCGTAATTTATTTCTTACTCTCTTAAGGCATAACTGACCTTCATTTATGCCTTTTCTAATACCTTTTTGTGAAGTAATGCTATGAATCTAACGACCAAAATCATGCGCTCACTGATTGGTTTTCTATTTTTCTTAAGCCTAGTCAGTAGCGCATTCGCCGCCCCAAAATCCCGAGTTATTAGTTTATCCCCTGCCAATACGGAGCTGGCTTATGCCGCGGGGTTGGAGGATAGCCTAATTGCCGTGAGTGCCTATTCCGATTATCCGGAATCAGCCCAAAAACTCGAACAAGTTGCGGATTGGCAAGGCTTAAATGTGGAGCGGATTATTGCCTTAAAGCCGGATTTGATCTTGGCGTGGCGAGGCGGTAATCCACAGCGACCATTGGATCAGCTGGCGTCGTTGGGGATTCCAATTGTCTATTTTGATTCGCAAAGCATTGATGGGGTTATCTCCTCACTAGAGGCGCTTGCACAATACAGCCCTCACCCAGAAGTGGCAGAAAAAAATATCGCCCGAATGCGCAGCACGTTAAAGATGCAAAAAGATAAATTAGATAATAATAAGAAACCTAAGCAATTATTTATTCAATTAGGCACTCAGCCATTATTTAGTGCTGGTGATCATACTCTTCAAAATGATGTGGTTAAGACTTGCGGCGCTCAGAATATTTTTGAAAACAGCGCAGTACAATGGCCTCAAGTCAGCCGTGAGCAAGTCCTCACTCGCAAGCCCGATGCCATCATCATGACTGGCTCACCCGAGCAAGAAAATGCCGTCAAAGCTTTCTGGGGCACCCAACTCAATGTTCCCATTATTCGCTTAAATGAGGATTGGTTCCACCGCGCCGGCCCCCGCATCATCAATGCCACCGAGCAGCTATGTGATCAACTAAACGCACTACCAAACTAAGAAAAGAAGTTAAGAATCTAAGATTACAGCAGGATTTTTTGAGCAGAATTAATACAACAGGACAATAAGATAATTAAACTAATTTTTTTCGTTTAAAATCTCACGAAATAATCTTTCTAAATAGTTTGTGCTGTGGCTAGGCGGCAAGTGAGGATATCTCGGGGAGCATACATAAGTATGTGACCCGAGTAGCTGAACGAAGCCAACACCGCCACAGCGCAAAATATAACGAAAGATCAGATGCTGAACGACGAACCACATCCGCAAGTGGATTTTGCATTCGGATTCGTCACAATAAAGCGCGACCCTTCTAACCCTTCGGTGTAATCCACACTTCCACCCACTAAATATTGCAGGCTCATTGGGTCTACAACCAGTGCGACACCTTGTTTTTCGATGGTCATGTCCCCTTCGTTGATTTGATCATCAAAGGTAAAACCATATTGGAAACCACTGCAACCACCGCCCGTAATATAGACGCGCAGACGCAGGTTTGGGTTATTTTCATCGGCAACTAAGTCTTTGACTTTGATTGCTGCTTTATCGGTAAATTGCAGAGGCAGAGCTACATCATCACTCATTTATTACTCCAGACCGGTGACCGGTAAATTCATATGTAAGGCAACGCCTACTTAGATCAATTTCTCAATTATCCGTCACATGACTCATAGGTTCAAGTGTTGTTACACAATTGAGCACAGAGTTACTATTCATCCTTATGATTGAACCATCATTGTGATTGATAGCATTGGTTTAATCGCCCTTGTGCTTTAGAATAGCGGCAACTTTTTATTTAGTCTCTTTTCAGGAGCCCTGCAATGCACCATTCCGAAGAATTATATAATGAAGCCCAACAGCTGATCCCTGGCGGTGTTAACTCCCCGGTTCGCGCCTTTAATGGTGTGGGTGGTACCCCGTTATTTATCGAGCGCGCTGATGGCGCTTACATTTATGATGTCGATGGCAAAGCTTACATTGATTATGTGGGTTCTTGGGGTCCAATGGTATTGGGTCACAACCATCCTGCTATCCGCGATGCGGTGATTAAAGCCGTCAATAAAGGCTTAAGCTTTGGTGCGCCAACGGCTGCTGAAGTGGAAATGGCAAAACTGGTGTGCGAATTAGTCCCATCTATCGATATGATCCGTATGGTCAACTCCGGTACTGAAGCCACCATGAGCGCGATCCGCCTTGCTCGTGGTTATACAGGTCGCGATAAAATTATTAAGTTCGAAGGTTGCTACCACGGTCACGCTGACTGCCTATTAGTAAAAGCAGGTTCCGGTGCACTGACAATGGGTGAGCCTAACTCTCCAGGCGTACCTGAAGATTTCGTTAAGCATACTTTAACCTGCACATACAACGATTTAGCCTCTGTGCGCCAAGCTTTCGAAAACTACCCAGAAGAAGTGGCATGTGTGATTGTTGAACCTGTCGCGGGCAACATGAACTGCGTTCCACCAACCGCAGAATTCCTGCCGGGTCTGCGCGCATTATGTGATGAATTCAATGCACTGCTGATCATTGACGAAGTGATGACAGGCTTCCGTGTTGCACTCGGTGGCGCTCAAGATCACTACAACGTACAACCGGATTTAACCTGTTTAGGTAAAATCATCGGTGGCGGTATGCCAGTAGGCGCTTTTGGCGGTCGCTATGAAGTGATGGAAAAATTAGCGCCAATCGGCCCTGTTTACCAAGCAGGTACACTTTCTGGTAACCCTGTTGCCATGGCGGCGGGTTTAGCCTGCTTAAATGAAGTCTCTCAACCGGGGGTTCATGCACGCTTAACGGAGCTGACCGATAAGCTGGCTCGTGGCTTAGCTCGTGTTTCTAAAGAGCAAGGCGTGCCTATGGTAATCAACCATGTGGGTGGGATGTTTGGTCTATTCTTTACTGACGCCGAATCAGTAACATGCTACCAAGACGTGATGAAGTGCGATGTAAATCGCTTTAAGAAATTCTTCCACTACATGTTAGAAGAAGGCGTTTACCTCGCCCCATCTGCTTTCGAAGCGGGCTTTATGTCTATCGCCCATAGCGATGAAGATATTCAACGTACCATCGATGCCGCGGAAATTGCACTGGCAAAAATCAAAGCCGAATAATCCCCGCACACCCATAAAAATAGGCTCAATCTGCAAAGACTGAGCCTATTTTTTATCTATTTCTTAAGATCTATTTTTTGATCTGTTTTCTTTTCCAACCAAACTCAACATTCTCCTAAATCCCGTACGCTGTAGCTAGGCGGCAAACGAGGAGTTCTCAGGAAACATTCCCCAGCAATGACACTATGTCAACGCAGGCACAACATGAACAATGCAATTCTCTAAATAGTTCATGTTGTGGCAAGGCGGTGAGCAAAGACATCTTGGGGAGCATACATAAGTATGTGACCCGAGTATCCGAGTGCAGCCAACAACGCTACGGCGTGCGGGATGACGGAGAATTGGATGGAGAATCGCCAAACATATCCTTAACCCAGTCAGGAGCGGTATCCTCTTGTGGCGCCTCATTATTTCCATTTAAATTCCATGCTGGATCTTGCGATGCTGATCCTTGGCATAGGCTTTGCGGATCATCTGTCCAGACTGGCAACATTCTGCCGCCACCTAAATCGGAGCAGCTAAATTGACCATCCATCATGACGCGCATGTCGGTTATCCCTTCTGGCGCTCGGTTGATCAGTGTTAGTGGCGTTTGGTTATCTAAATAGCGCTGATAAACGCGTAATGCCCCTGTTGAGCCTGTTAACTGTGTTGGTCCGTTGTTATCACGACCGACCCAGACAATAGCCACTTCCTTACCGTCGATACCCGCGTACCAGCTATCACGCAGGTCGTTGGTGGTACCCGTTTTACCTGCCAGATTGTATTTACCATATTTATTCAGTAATACGCGTCCAGTCCCTTGCTGCACGACTTGCTGCATACCAAATAGCGTTAAATAAGCAGCTTGAGATGGTACGGCACGCTCTGCGGATGGGTAACTTTGGTACAGCTCTTTGCCATCACCATCAATCACTGAACGTAATGCAGATAATTTTGCGCGATTACCTTCGCCACCAATGGTTTGGTATACTTGCGCCACTTCAGCTGGCGTTAAGTTCACCGCACCTAATAACATCGCAGGCACTTTTTCCATCGCACTTTCTGGCGCACCCAGACGGATAAACGTATTCATCACTTGGTCGAGACCAATTTCCATCCCTAAGTTTACGGTTGGAATATTTTGTGATTTCGCTAATGCATCCACCAGCATCATACGGCCATTGAAGTTACGGCTATAGTTTCGTGGACTCCAACTTTGATTACCGACTTTGATAGTCAGCGGTTCATCGGATAACCACGTATTTAAGCGGAAGCGGTCTGGCTCACTTAACGCCGTTAAATAAACCGGTGGTTTTGCTAAAGAACCAATGCTTCGACGGGCATTCAGTGCTCGGTTGAAACCTGAGAATTGAGGATCAGAGCCGCCGACCATTGCACGCACTTCGCCGTTAATACGGTCGACAACCACCATGGCACCTTCGATATCATCCAATTTACGTGCTTTACGTAAATCAGCCACACCGAACTCTACCGCATTTTCCGCTGCCGTTTGCGCCACAGGATCTAAGGTGGTAAAAATTTTCGCGCCAGAGAGATCTTTAACTTTATCCCCAAGCTTCTCGCTCAGTTCTTGTCTCACCATCTGCATAAATGCGGGTTGAGATGCGACTAATCCCTCTTTATTTTTCACACCGAGCGGTCGAGCACTCAGAACTTGGTACATCTCATTATCGATAACACCGCGGGTTTCGAGAATTTTAAGCACAATATTACGGCGTTTAATCGCATTTTGTGGCTTAGTCCACGGGTTAAAGGTTGATGCACCTTGCACCATTCCCACCAGCAACGCTTGTTGGTCAAAACTTAACTCATTGATTGGTCGACCAAAGTAATACAAACTCGCCAGCGGGAAGCCGCGAATTTCATCATTACCATTTTGCCCTAAATAGACCTCATTCAAATACAGTTCAAGAATACGTTCTTTACTGTAATTGTAGTCTAAAATCAATGCCATTAAGGCTTCGTTAGCTTTACGTTTCAGGGTTCTTTCGTTAGTTAAAAATAGGTTTTTCACCAACTGCTGCGTTAAGGTACTTCCCCCCTGCACGGAACGACCCGCAGTGACGTTCGCCACCACCGCACGGCCGATAGAATATAAGCTAACACCATCATGCTCATAAAAGTTTCTATCTTCCGTTTCGAGGAGGATTTTCACCAAGGATTCAGGGAAGTCCGCCATTGGCAGCACTAAACGCTGTTCATTATTCGCAGATTGCATCATGGTGATCAGTTTCGGATCTAAACGGAAGAAACCGAATGAGCGCCCATTTTCAATATTTTCAATCTTGCTTAACATGCCATTTTCAAACACCAGACGCGCGAGGACTTGCCCCTCTTTTTGGTCTGGGAAATTAAATGGACGACGCAAAATTTCAATGGTATTGCCTTTCACTACAAACTCACCGGACGTGGTGATTTTGCTGACTTTACGGTACTGCATCCCTTCGAGCAGGTTGGTCATTTCAGCTTGGCTGTAATCCATACCCGGCTCAAGATTTACCATGCGTCCGTATACCGCTGCAGGCAAGTCCCACACCTTACCATCAAGGCGTTCTTTAATTTGTTGGTTTAGATAAAAACCGTAAGCCGCCAGTATTACTGCGAGTACCAGCATTAATTTAACTAGCAGCCAGAACCAGCGCCATTTACTCTTGCGAGGTTTGTTCTTTTTTGAGCCTTTTTTGGTCATTTGCTCTTCTTCATCGTCTTCATCATCAAGATATTCATCATCAATATCTTCATCATCATAGAGATCTTCATCATAATCATCGCGGCGTCTACGGCGGCGTGAAGAGGATGACGGTTTCTCAGCAGCGCGTCTTTTACGTCTACCAATGGGTTCAAAATCTTTACCGGACATGGTCGCTCCATATCTCCTATACCTAAATAGGCATTAAAATCTAACTATACATGCACAAGTACAACTACAGATACGTAGATGTAACATAAGGCTAATTTTGGCTCATAATTCAAGGAATTTCACGAAAGAAAGCTCCTAATTACACTTCCTTACGCTGTCTATTGGGTGCCATTGCCTAATTTACAACCCGTTATTAGAGCACAAAATTAGGTTATTTCGCACGCATCATTGCTTTTTTTGTTTGTCGCGTTGGTTCGGCATTCTCAGGGTCATCTGGCCAAGGATGTTTTGGATAACGCCCCTTCATCTCTTTTTGTACCTCTTTATAGCTTCCTTGCCAAAACGCACCAAGATCTTGAGTTATCTGAATAGGGCGCCTTGCCGGCGAAAGTAGCGATAATGTTAGCGTCACTTTACCATTTGCCACGGTTGGATTGGCTTTTTCACCAAACACTTCTTGCAAGCGAATTTCAATCACCGGTGGCTTGTCTAGCGCGTAGTGAATACTTACCTCGCTCCCAGAAGGGGCGACATAGGTTACAGGGAAAGTGCTGTCTAGCCACTGGCGTTGCTGCCAATCCAATCGATTCAATAATAAATTCATTAAATCAATTTCTTGCAGCTTTTTCTTGCTTGTCACACCATTCAGATAAGGGGCTAACCATTCATCAAGCGTCTCGAGCAAAGTATCATCATCCATTGCAGGTAATGGTGAGTCAGGAAAATAGCGCGCCGCTAATTCACAACGAATACGTAATTGCAGGGTATTTTCTTGCCAGTTTAACTGTTGCAAACCATTTTGCTGAAGCCAGTAAACCAGTGCATTTTTAATCTCTTCTGGTTCTGGATTAGTCAGCCGTTGAGATTTCACAACTAACTGTCCACATTGCAAACGCCTCCATGCCAGCAAGCTCCCCCGCTGCTCATCCCATTCAACTGTCTCTTGGGTACTAAAAAGATGCTGACAATCCCGTTGAAGTTTTTCAATGTCAATAGGATATGCCAGTGAAATACGCGCATCAGCAGAAGTTTCTGACTGCCATAATGCCGCCACCATCAGCCATTCATTGCCCATCAACGGGTCATTATCGTTCAGTGTTGCCCCTAACCCGCTGGCTAATTGATAACGG encodes:
- the erpA gene encoding iron-sulfur cluster insertion protein ErpA; this translates as MSDDVALPLQFTDKAAIKVKDLVADENNPNLRLRVYITGGGCSGFQYGFTFDDQINEGDMTIEKQGVALVVDPMSLQYLVGGSVDYTEGLEGSRFIVTNPNAKSTCGCGSSFSI
- the relA gene encoding GTP diphosphokinase gives rise to the protein MVAVRSAHLTPAGEFAPEKWVNDLGLNNKQSEEKLIHTWQYCHDKLSGQDIAPLLLWRGIEMTEILSTLSMDIGSLQAALLFPLVEEGKLDEQSVIDDFGQSIHALVKGVIEMDAIRELKATQSNETSSVQVDNIRRMLLSMVEDFRCVVIKLAERIAHLREVKDASEDERVLAAKECSNIYAPLANRLGIGQLKWELEDFCFRYLHPDEYKKIAKLLHERRIDREEYIDNFVSTLRKYMLQEQIQAEVYGRPKHIYSIWRKMQKKSLAFGELYDVRAVRIVVERLQDCYAALGIVHTHFRHLPDEFDDYVANPKPNGYQSIHTVVLGPNGKTLEIQIRTRQMHEDAELGVAAHWKYKEGASGVGKGSSYENRIAWLRKLISWQEEMADSGEMLDEVRSQVFDDRVYVFTPKGDVVDLPTGSTPLDFAYHIHSDVGHRCIGAKIGGRIVPFSYQLQMGDQIEIITQKHPNPSRDWLNPNLGYVTTSRGRAKIQNWFRKQDRDKNILAGRQILDSELSHLDISLRDAEKQLIARYNVHSLDEVLAGIGGGDIRINQLVNFLQAKFNKATAEEEDRAAMKSLENKSGVPRAPSHGSGRVVVEGVGNLMHHIARCCQPIPGDEIVGFITKGRGISIHSADCEQLAELQSHAPERVIDAVWGENYSSGYSLVVRVIANDRSGLLRDITTILANEKVNVLGVSSRSDVKQQLATIDMTIELYNIEVLGRVLSKLNQLADVIEAKRHSS
- the rlmD gene encoding 23S rRNA (uracil(1939)-C(5))-methyltransferase RlmD gives rise to the protein MAQFYSPNRRTTQRRQITVHVDSLDAAGQGVARHDGKAIFITGLLPGEEAQVELTEDKRHFAKAKVIKRLSTSSQRVKPRCRYFNQCGGCQQQHVEIGLQRESKAQALQHLMGRETGSVLPPISVIGGEEYGYRRRARLGLQYQNKSNHLMMGFRQNQTNTLVDIKSCSVLHAELDALLTPLSSCLNQLSIASKLGHVELIHGDNGNLILLRHLVPVDASDRKRLREFAKSHALSIWLAGNEGQLVPLETDSPLPEYQVADETLQFSPANFIQVNGEINQHMVAQALAWLDLSLEDRVLDLFCGMGNFTLPIARLAKMAVGVEGVENLVTQARSNAQRNSIENAAFYNENLEEQIHTQPWAQEGFNKVLLDPARAGAAGVMEHLIKLMPEKIVYVSCNPTTLARDSKVLLEGGYQLSQLRMLDMFPQTSHLESMALFVRSPEV
- the btuF gene encoding vitamin B12 ABC transporter substrate-binding protein BtuF: MRSLIGFLFFLSLVSSAFAAPKSRVISLSPANTELAYAAGLEDSLIAVSAYSDYPESAQKLEQVADWQGLNVERIIALKPDLILAWRGGNPQRPLDQLASLGIPIVYFDSQSIDGVISSLEALAQYSPHPEVAEKNIARMRSTLKMQKDKLDNNKKPKQLFIQLGTQPLFSAGDHTLQNDVVKTCGAQNIFENSAVQWPQVSREQVLTRKPDAIIMTGSPEQENAVKAFWGTQLNVPIIRLNEDWFHRAGPRIINATEQLCDQLNALPN
- the dgt gene encoding dGTPase, with translation MAGKEINFVKKLSFQRNYMSSGKNQKVSPDDEDAVNRLFESDRGRIINSAAIRRLQQKTQVFPLEQNSAVRSRLTHSLEVQQVGRYISKTVLGELKKKKLLDEYGLTDRCDAFESLVEMACLMHDIGNPPFGHFGEAAIQRWFSKLLSPDYLFTPESPDPCKIKALQLTGNEKQDLFRRQLKRDLCAFEGNAQGLRMAHRLLKLNLTYAQIGSILKYTRGAYDLEPIPPEFNYLMKKPGYYWSEADFVSELSKKLEMGKYCRFPLSYIMEAADDISYCIADLDDAAEKGIYTVEQLIGYLKAEWGEVKSGDLFDQTILRAFNNISDNHTRRIQQDQFFMYLRVNITGKLAHYSAQRFIQNLPEIYHGSFNSALLEDKSQEHRLLKALKTVAFKHVFNHHEVEELELQGYRIISGLLDIYSPLLMMDRADFAALVAQNYHKHFFIETRLFHKLSNKHRLSYNEALEKISVTSDADKSMLEFYYRARLLQDYISGMTDHYAYEEYRKFMVTN
- the mtnN gene encoding 5'-methylthioadenosine/S-adenosylhomocysteine nucleosidase, with protein sequence MKIGIIGAMEQEVASLREKIEGCQTLSLAGCEIYTGKMNGIDVALLKSGIGKVAAAIGTTLLLEHCKPDVVINTGSAGGLDPRLNVGDIVVSTEVRYHDADVTAFGYEPGQMAQCPPAFIADAKLIETTEKCVKALDMNAVRGLICSGDAFINGAEPLARIKATFPNVAAVEMEAAAIGHVCYQFNVPFVVVRAISDVADKESHTSFDEFLPVAARQSSLMVTAIVTALA
- the hemL gene encoding glutamate-1-semialdehyde 2,1-aminomutase, giving the protein MHHSEELYNEAQQLIPGGVNSPVRAFNGVGGTPLFIERADGAYIYDVDGKAYIDYVGSWGPMVLGHNHPAIRDAVIKAVNKGLSFGAPTAAEVEMAKLVCELVPSIDMIRMVNSGTEATMSAIRLARGYTGRDKIIKFEGCYHGHADCLLVKAGSGALTMGEPNSPGVPEDFVKHTLTCTYNDLASVRQAFENYPEEVACVIVEPVAGNMNCVPPTAEFLPGLRALCDEFNALLIIDEVMTGFRVALGGAQDHYNVQPDLTCLGKIIGGGMPVGAFGGRYEVMEKLAPIGPVYQAGTLSGNPVAMAAGLACLNEVSQPGVHARLTELTDKLARGLARVSKEQGVPMVINHVGGMFGLFFTDAESVTCYQDVMKCDVNRFKKFFHYMLEEGVYLAPSAFEAGFMSIAHSDEDIQRTIDAAEIALAKIKAE